The DNA segment GCACCATGAATAAATATGTCAACAACTTTAAAGGTCCAGACCAACGTAAACACAAGTTACTTGGGTGCAATTTAAGtcgagaattgaataataaaacttgttgacccACGATAAATTATCGCTGTAAAATAGCCCTGTCATGCAATTGTTTGGTTTTTTCCTTATAAATCACAGCATCTTCATAGGGATTTCTcctaatctcctctagttcagTGATATCCAATAGCGTTTTCTTTCCAATcgcttcatagtccatgttcacttgcttaattgcctacattgctttgtgttctagttcAACTGGAAAATGACATGCTTTCTCAAAGACCAATTGATATGGCGACATCCCTAATAGAGTTTTGTAATGCTGTCTGCAATTCCCATAAAACGTCATCCAATCGGAAAGACAAATATTTCCTCAAAGGGTTTACAACCTTCTTAAGAATCTTCTTAATTTGTCGATTCAATATTTCGGCCTGTAGTAACCATTCTGTGATTAACTCCATATCTTTTCAGTGCAgttgccacttggttgcaatgaaagtgtgtaccctgatcactaatcaatgcctttggtgtgcaGAAGCAAGTgcgtatatgcttgtgaaaaaattttaacactgtctttgcatcatccttCGGAACTGCAACAGCTTCAACCTACTTTGAGACGTAGTCAAAAGCTACTAATacataaagatttccaaatgaaattgaaaacggtctcataaaatccataccccaaacatcgaataattcaacctccataattggctgCTGCAACATTTCGTTGGGCCGAGATATAGAACTGATGTGCTGACACCTATtgcattgattcacaaaattgtgggAATCTTTGAATAATTATGGACAGTAGAATCTTGATTGGAGAACTTTAACAGCAATTCTCATACCACCGAAATGACCTTGCATCATGACAATGCTttaggattgaaagcatctcctcttccGGAACACAACATCGAatgatgttgtcattgcataccttgaataaatacggctcattccaatgatacttcactacaTCACCAAGAAATCTTTTTTTTATGGCCTGTGACACCCAATGAgagttttccacacactagataattaacaaaatccGCATACCAATAAGTTGCATCTACaacaaataacttctcatctaggaatgcgtcgacaatttgaagtatgtttctaTCTTCACTGCCAACTTCCAATCAAGACAGATGGTCTGCAACTTAATTCTCTGAACCCTTACGGTAttttatctcgatgtcaaattcttgcaacagTAATATCCAACGTATCAATCTTGGTTTGACATCCTTTTTCGCAAAGAGATATCTCAACGCTAAGTGATTAGTGAATATAGTAACCTTTGCTCCGATAAGATAGGaacaaaacttgtcaaaagcaaagacTACAGCCAGTAATTCTTTCTCTGTGGTATAATTGAATTGAACCTCtataagagttttgctagcataatagatggcgtaaaatatttttccctttcatTGTCCTATAACCGCACCCACAACAAAGtcgcttgcatcgcacataacttcaaaaggttgagaccaatctggtGCGACGACAATGGGTGTATTCACTAGCTGCTTTTTTAACTGAATAAAAGCATCCAGACATGCATCAtcaaagaagaattttttttattctgttcCAGTAATGAGTATAAGGGCtttgcaatttttgaaaaatctctaaTAAACCTTCAGTAAAACCCCGCATGTCCAAGAAAATTGTGAATACCTTTCACGTTTGTTGGTGGAGgtcatttttcaattatttctacCTTAGGTTTGTCTACTTGaatgccttgactagagatgCGACGTCTTAACACAATGCCTTCAATTGCCATGaaatggcatttttcccaattcaggaTAAGATCTCTGTCCTCACATCACTtcaatactttatccaaattgtcagcataatgatcaaaatcattctcatagactgagaaatcatctataaaaaacTCTAAAGAGTCTTCAATCATATttgagaatattgccatcatgcacctttgaaatgtggctggtgcgTTGCAAATATTGAAAGGCATACGGCGAAAAGCGGAAGTACTAAAAGGGCaggtgaaagttgttttctccTGATCTTTCGatgcaatagcaatttgattgtacctagaatagccatctaaaaagcAATAATAGGCCTTTCCCACAAGCCGATCCAGCATTTGGTCAATAAAGGAAAGTGGAAATTGATGCTTCTTTGTGGTCGCATTCAATTTGCGATAATCGATACAAACTCGTCATCCTGTGAGAATGCGTGTAGAAATTAATTCGTCCTTATCATTGCGAACCacagtgatgccactctttttgGGTACacattgcactggacttacccaattgctatcagaaatcgggtaaagaatttcaacatcaagccattttatgatttccttcttgacAACTTCCTTTATCTTCTCGTTTAATCTTTTTTGCTGCTCAATTGATTActtgccttcatcttccaacttgatattgtgcatgcaaaaagaatGACTAATACCCTGAATATCGACAATACTCCAAGATTTATAACGTTGGCTCACCTGTAAGAGGCTTAAACTGCCATAGCCACAAGCTTTAAAGttggatgaagaagatgatggtcAAGAAAAAGCTCTCCTCCGCTCCATTTTTCTTCTCACGtcaaccttttatgtcctcctctAATAGTACAGGTGTCATTTCCTTAGAATTATTCTATCCTTGTatgtacaggttggttataccagactggacagcTCACACATTTTTAGTTCTTATCCCGAAAGCTGTCAGGTGCAGCGAAAATTCTAGacgcaatctggaattaactcatgcaacgacattaatgcaaaaaaaatagcaaattaaggataaaataggattcactgagttataaaatgcaatttactaaactgaaaatgctaaaatatatgttaagaataactaaatgggaacaatttaactaATAAGTAAGGAGGAAAACCTTTGTTATTTCTAGTGCTATCATTCTCCATCAAGATTGAATATCCCAAGCCGATTTTCGAGGAAGTTACCataggtttcttttattttattggttataGTGTATTTGTTGTGTTTCTTCTTGCgagtatgaactaattttctaaatgcCTAGTGGAGATAAACCATAGAATGAATTCTCTATTATTTGATTTCCAGTTTTATGCAATAAAATCTTAGTTTCTTTGTTTTCGActatgaattttgaattattCTTGGGTTATTATTTATAGAGTTTTAATCCATGTTTGAAGTACGCAAGTTTGAGGTTGAATAGACCCTGCTTGTGATTAGATCTTGCGTAGTAAAAtggagttacatgcaatcctaaaaataggatgacataaatctatcggattagagtcaaatctaataggggaatcaaTAAAACgaattaatgcgacaataggggttttaattagaaagaaatttcaacctagagttagttgcttttatgcttgaaagagatattagcataagtTAGGGATTTCTATAAATCAAGGAAACTAAGGAAGTTATTGCATAAATTGGATTGAGAATTTTAGATGAGTTCTAGGCGGATTCTTACCTAGATATTGTTTAGCTAATGggttgatattttattattttcatatttattattttgatgtattcGTAGTTGATTTagttagttaaattttagttttaattaatcctttgaattatttggttaaataatagaaaggtgATAATTACTAGTAATTGTAGTCCTCGAGGGAACGATATTTGTGCTcatcatagctatactattaattgataggtgtatTTACCTTAGTcgatttattaaaaaattcataaatttaagaGCTatctaaaatataataacaaataaaagggataaaaattttataaggAAGGTAATCAACAATTTCCAAatgtaacttaaaatttaaaaaattaatgataagAAGAAACGTTATAAAGATTAAAAGTTaacatttatatttaataattaggAAGTTGAAAAGTtggagagaatttttttttttttttattttttaggagaGAGCATTTTTACTGCGAAATATCACATATCTaataatttctcaattaatttaattattattaattatgaattaataatttGTAAGTATACGAGGAGAGACTGCCAATATTGTTTTAGCTTATTAAACCTAAAGGATTAAGAGGGAATAAGAAAtgctttatataaaaattatagttataaataattatttcattttaattatttgtgttcagtatttttttatcaattcagCTAGTAAAttatatatcaaatttaaaacaaataactataacttatttgttaattaaatttattaaatcactatattatttcaataaaataatatttaatcaaaaaaactattttatattatatatatacacgtgtctagataaaaaaatattttcaatttaatatacctatagcatataaatacacatttagtaaaaaataatttaaaaattataaataaaaaaacttttgaCAAGACATTTGAATTGTCGTTATtaagttttaatgtttaaattatccctattatttttttataaaacctaAAGTACTCTAAGTACTTTTTGATGTTATCTAAAATGCCCCTGTTAACTCCTAAAGGCTATTTTAATAGCcggttttatataatatatagaaTAATGACATCTAAAAGATATTACAAATGTTTCAAATTTACACAAAGACATTTAATATGGTTACAATATTACAGTAGGGTACGATATGTGATGGTGATTTGGATGCTAAAATTGATCATTCATTCCTATCTTTACAGGCTCGTAAACAAGTTGACTCCTGTAAATTGAGGTTGGATCTAATATTTGCTACTACACAGGCCTCTACTATGATTCTCTACCCgataacaagaaaataaacaaTATTGTTGCTTGCTTTGATCTAAGCACTATGGTGATTTTGCTGCCCACAGACTTGGCTGCTATATACTCTGATCACATTTAGACACTTTTTTTTGTAAGGATGAGAAACACCTTTCCTTGTAAAAGAAATTTGTACTATCATTTCATAATTACtatatgtaaataattaacagatatttattctaaaaaaaattagttatatatttaaatttgattatcaaATCTACCAATGAAGCCTTGTTATTGTTGGCAAAAGTTGAGACTTGAGGTCTTGAGTACCCAAGCTTGAGTCCTATCATATGCAACTGGGCATGTGTGGCTCTTCAATCTTACATTGTGCGTAGGTCATGTGTAGATTTTGTCCGGTGCTTATTGGTTATTTGCCCATTGTACTTTGTATTGAGTGGTTTTACATTGTAATTGGTTTGTTGTACTTTGTATTGAGTGATTCTACACTATAGTTGGTTAAACATACATTTGTACTTGTGAATGTACTATATTTGTATTagtaaaactttcaaaaaatttgatTATCAAACCTGCATGAGGATGGCAAAGAGTatgatttctataatttttgtaaaacccAAATCTAAATTCGTAAATTTGCTacaaaatttgaattaatttattttatgcacTAATAAGAATTTACTAAAGTTGTATAAAAGTATTCtcgaaataaaaattttaaaaagtgaaacagattcaaataataaatatatgagAGTTAATATCCACGTCCACTCTAAATTTGTATTATGTCCAAATCTAtaaatatcaaatcaaaatatctACAAATATCATCTATTATCATTCCGGCACTTTAGTATTTTTTGAAGGAACGAGTAGGCTGAAGCTGCTGCGTCTTTCCAACagcgaaaataaaaatttagactaGAAGCATGCACGTCTAACTGTGGCGGCTTGGTCTCTAAGCCTAACGCAACCCGTTGCTGGCTGTTATAGCTCTTCGTTATTCCACTATTGGAGTTAGTCTCATGCACGACCTTTCATTTCTCTTCCTCTCCGCGTACCAGCTAGACTCAATTAGTCCAGTTCAACATAtttcaagttttattttatttttcttttaaagaaagTTATAATACAAGGTTCAGTATGAGTAAGGCACATTTGCTGGAACTTGCTTTATATAAAGCCGTCCAGAACAATGAAGAAAAGCATCCCTTTTCAACGGCATTGGCTAACAAATACCCGAGCGAGCTTCTTCAATGCAATCAAAAATGCCTAGCTTAAAAGCTTTGTTGTTGGCTCTTTTCATCATTGCAGTAGTAGTTGATCAGAGTTTCGTTGAAGCAAATTTTCCCAAGAGCATGTACATAAACTGGGGTGCTCATCATTCAAGTTTTGCAGGCAATGGTGAAGACCTCCAACTTGTGTTGGATCAAACTTCAGGTAACCTTGCGATAAGCGCTTGATTAAATGACTCGTTTGGCTAATGCAAAGACACAAATATTAAACTCAAACAcattatttaatcctttaacatTATAATGCTGCATATTTTTTTCAGGTTCTGCTGTTAAATCGAAAAGGTCATTCTTATTTGGAAGCATTGAAATGCTAATCAAGTTGGTACCTGGAAACTCAGCTGGAACAGTCACAGCCTACTATGTAAGTGCAACAGTGTGTAAAGCTAACATTTCTAACAAACATCACCTTTGATTGTCGTTGGCAAAGCTTCATATTCAGTGGCCTTTCGTCCTGTCAACACAAGTCAAAAACAAATTTTCTGGACAAACCACATTCAACAGAATCAAAACTTGATTCTTGAAATACATGTGAAAAGCAACTTAATTGCAACATAATATCTTAAAAATTATCTGTATCAATGACCAAATGTAAATCGAATTAACCTTAACTATAGTTCTTTAAAGCACTACATAGGAActagaaagaacagaggaaaattaaataatgaagaATATAACAGTGTAATCTTTCGTTCTGAAATATACACAGGTAACCTCTACGGGGGACAAGCATGACGAGATCGACTTCGAGTTCTTAGGTAATGTTTCTGGACAACCATATATTGTTCACACAAACATCTATACCCAAGGAAATGGAAGCAGGGAACAGCAATTCTACCTGTGGTTTGACCCGACTGCTGATTTCCACAACTACACCATACACTGGAATCCCACCGAAGTTGTGTAAGTTAGCTCCCCTTCAGTTATGCTAGAATATCATGTGTCTTTTCTCCAAaatattcattataaatatagCTCAAGCATATAGCAAATGCAGGCTATTTTTCTTCTGTTGTCAATTTATCAGTGAATTCCAAGGCAATCAAAATGTGCAATTACAAATCTCAAGGCATTTCACTGTTCTCATGAAACTAACAAAGAATACTTGATCGTTTCAGGTGGTACATCGACAACCTGCCAATCCGTGTTTTCAGAAACTATGAGAAGGATGGCATTGCCTTTCCCAACAAGCAGGGCATGAGGGTACATGCCAGTTTATGGAATGCGGACAATTGGGCAACAAGAGGTGGGCTAGTCAAGATTGACTGGAACAGTTCACCTTTCATTGCCCGATTCCGCAGGTTCAGGGCAAGAGCTTGCAAGTGGGATGGGCCAGTGAGTATCAATCAATGTGCCACCAAATCCCCAGCTAACTGGTGGACTTCCCCTAGTTTCAGTCAGTTGAGCAGTAGCCAAATGGGTCAATTGAATTGGGTCAGACAAAACTTCATGATCTATGACTACTGCAAAGATACTAAAAGATTAAATGGACAGATTCCTCCTGAATGTCTTAAACAGCAGTTCTAGCTCATCATCAGCAATCAATCAATATGAAGAGACCCTCATCTACATTCTAAAAGGATTGAAAAGTTCTTGAATTCCATTTCTTTTCCTACTACATAAACCCAACAATAATTTTGATGCATCCCAAAAATTCTTTTTGCTTTTTTCCCTACTATTTTGATTGAGTAAATTTTGTGCGGTTCATTGTGTTCTATTCCATTCATCAATAATTTTTATACAGGAAAGAAGATTGAATAAAACTATTCCCAATAGGATTATTGCACATGAAAGCAAAATTGTATCCATATAcagttataatttaattttcagtATTCTCATTTGCTTTAGCATCCAAATGAAAATTTGAGCTCTAGATTTTGCTTCAAAAAGGAAAGGTAaaataaataatgacttctagtGTTCAACCAAATGCAATACCAGAATAGGCCTAAAAGAAAAGCACATGCAGATCACGTGATACAAAGCGaaacacccaaaacaataaaACCCGTACCCAACAGAGTATGACCGATCCGGGTCTCCTCACCCAATAGGATTCCAGAAACGGCGGTGGCAGCAAACGTGGTCGCGTTGGTGACGGGGACGGCGAGCGAAATCGGAGCCTGGCTTAAGATAGCGAAAAAGGTGGCGGAGGCGGAGAGGTTGATGAAGAAAGGGATCGAATATTGCCAAAACAAAAGGAGGGTTAGCCAATTGGATAAGGAATTGAGGAGCTTTTGGTAGAACTTGCGAGGTGGGTCGCCTGAGTTTGGAGAGGACTTGAGATATCGGTCCCAAAGGAGTGCGCCACGGCGCATTGCGGCGTTAGTGGCGCCCCAGATCAGGCCTACCGCCAACATTTTCTCTAAGTCTCCGATCATTGTTTCTGACAGTGAAAGCAACAGAAGGAAAAAAAGAATGTTAAGCCATGGATATAATTGTGCGATTTAACATATATCTACCGCACATTGAAGTTGTACCTTTGTACATTGATAATGTTTGTTGACCGGAGAGCGTCCAATGTTGGTAACGTGTTTAAAGTGTTTAATAGGAAACTGCCAAGTGTCaaaataattacttttatttatctcagtttatattttagttatttatatataaaaaattttatttagctacttatattattattttgttatgaaaTGATTAATTTATCGTTAAAATATGTAACCTTCcaaataacagttcaatgttgtcatttaaaatcatttttaattgtCACATTAGACGTTcgtttaagagataatagatctTAAGAATAAAATgtcaattttataataaaataataacgattaaaacataacattttaaattaaataattaaaatataacataaaacaaataaaattaactattttatattaattcaaatgTAAACTTTAAAAATCAACGAAATAATcgcaaaaaaattaactaaaaattcagcataaaagaatgaaaaaaaaatcagcataAAGGATTTCGAATGGAAAACAGTTCTGCACAAGAAATGTGtagtggaaaattaattttccaatcaAACCTAAACGCGATGATTTAGGTATTTTTGGTTTTACGTTTGGAagcaaaacattttaattttcaacagtaattattaataataacgaaaaacattaaaaattaatcaacacatttctttgtaatattttttatcaCACTTTGCAAAGCATTTAAAAAAAGTGCAATggaatattattagttaattatgaattttcatcacACACTTAAATAATGGTATAGATGGTATTTGAACAAGTCTGTCTTTTGACACGGTTTCTCTATCTGTCTTTTGACAcggttttttttcttaatttttctaaaaaattttcttga comes from the Gossypium hirsutum isolate 1008001.06 chromosome A06, Gossypium_hirsutum_v2.1, whole genome shotgun sequence genome and includes:
- the LOC107962747 gene encoding probable xyloglucan endotransglucosylase/hydrolase protein 26, whose product is MQSKMPSLKALLLALFIIAVVVDQSFVEANFPKSMYINWGAHHSSFAGNGEDLQLVLDQTSGSAVKSKRSFLFGSIEMLIKLVPGNSAGTVTAYYVTSTGDKHDEIDFEFLGNVSGQPYIVHTNIYTQGNGSREQQFYLWFDPTADFHNYTIHWNPTEVVWYIDNLPIRVFRNYEKDGIAFPNKQGMRVHASLWNADNWATRGGLVKIDWNSSPFIARFRRFRARACKWDGPVSINQCATKSPANWWTSPSFSQLSSSQMGQLNWVRQNFMIYDYCKDTKRLNGQIPPECLKQQF
- the LOC107962748 gene encoding transmembrane protein 234 homolog isoform X1, with translation MIGDLEKMLAVGLIWGATNAAMRRGALLWDRYLKSSPNSGDPPRKFYQKLLNSLSNWLTLLLFWQYSIPFFINLSASATFFAILSQAPISLAVPVTNATTFAATAVSGILLGEETRIGHTLLVYGVVVEISSRVKPQDERPLNMKLCQRQSKVT
- the LOC107962748 gene encoding transmembrane protein 234 homolog isoform X2; translated protein: MIGDLEKMLAVGLIWGATNAAMRRGALLWDRYLKSSPNSGDPPRKFYQKLLNSLSNWLTLLLFWQYSIPFFINLSASATFFAILSQAPISLAVPVTNATTFAATAVSGILLGEETRIGHTLLGRKATEYEALPTTIKAKRVI